Proteins co-encoded in one Terriglobales bacterium genomic window:
- a CDS encoding prepilin peptidase, with protein MGVFFGLAIFLFGLAFGSFLNVCIHRIPRRESIVFPGSACPKCKSAIRAYDNIPLASWLILRGRCRQCRTPISPRYPAVELLLGLLWLACYAQFGLSLGTLKYCVFSFLVVALIFIDAEWKLLPDALTLPGLLLGILFSLIVPVHDLLMRFVPSMLRLSQGWHAPWRLLSLADSLLGAAVGASFIYGVGVIYLHARGVEGMGLGDVKLMAMVGAFLGVKLTVATIFAASLVGSLFGLWTILFVWLKRTRRRMERNHEQAAVARRRAWQSARMIYRYYQIPFGVFLGSMAIASLFFGNSVWHWYFEL; from the coding sequence ATGGGTGTGTTCTTCGGGCTAGCGATCTTTCTCTTTGGATTGGCGTTCGGAAGTTTTCTGAACGTCTGTATTCACCGGATCCCGCGGCGGGAGTCGATCGTATTTCCGGGGTCAGCCTGTCCGAAATGCAAGAGCGCGATCCGAGCCTATGACAACATCCCGCTGGCCAGCTGGCTGATATTGCGAGGCCGCTGCCGGCAGTGCCGCACGCCCATTTCGCCACGCTATCCAGCCGTGGAACTGCTGCTGGGCTTGCTGTGGCTGGCTTGCTACGCGCAATTTGGTTTGAGCCTGGGAACGCTGAAGTACTGCGTGTTTTCTTTTTTGGTTGTTGCGCTGATCTTCATCGATGCGGAATGGAAGCTGCTGCCGGATGCGCTGACCCTGCCGGGGCTGTTGCTTGGGATTCTGTTCAGCCTGATAGTGCCGGTCCATGATTTGCTGATGAGATTCGTTCCCAGCATGCTGAGGCTGTCGCAGGGATGGCATGCACCATGGCGGCTGTTGTCGTTAGCGGATTCGCTGTTAGGGGCGGCGGTGGGAGCATCGTTTATCTATGGTGTAGGTGTCATCTACCTGCATGCCCGAGGCGTGGAAGGTATGGGGCTGGGCGATGTAAAGCTGATGGCCATGGTGGGTGCGTTTCTGGGTGTCAAGCTCACAGTGGCTACGATCTTTGCGGCATCACTGGTGGGATCGCTTTTTGGACTGTGGACGATCCTTTTTGTGTGGTTGAAACGCACTCGGCGGCGCATGGAACGCAATCATGAACAGGCGGCGGTAGCGCGGCGGCGGGCCTGGCAATCGGCGCGCATGATTTATCGCTATTATCAGATCCCATTTGGAGTATTTCTGGGAAGCATGGCCATTGCGTCGTTATTTTTTGGCAACTCGGTTTGGCATTGGTACTTTGAACTTTAG
- a CDS encoding HD domain-containing phosphohydrolase, which produces MDAPSRGQQTLASRLATVRIPILYLIVGVLIAISVVPMYFYSHEVVGINRERLISNERLLQTRITLSLGNEIAQKLNSQDAMLSNLSSAIQITSGGNVGGESVNAPELRALLERFVSSSSDLAYVTLLNSDAKGQAVGRISPDEFLQHEMERAFTAARDGRAYKGQALSLGSGKNRHVVVLVSTPLVADGRFNGMLGAAVDLGFAIRNLNDVSTANMLTYVVDQQGRLVAAPDSTHFATGQDMTRFDIVKSFVDSAGKARWSANYHFAINENGHSTEMLGTYSPVPTMEWAVIAQKPQDDAYRGVYEMQRTARWLALASVLLACLVGIVATRRLTTPLRVLTESSRAIARGDFSQRVNLMSRTEIGELAQTFNSMSDDLERLIRDLKKAAEENRELFLGSIQMLAGAVDEKDPYTRGHSDRVTRFSVLIAKELGLSAEEIEKVRIAAQLHDVGKIGIEDRILKKPGALTPEEYDVMKSHTVRGANILRPVKLLAEMIPGIELHHESLDGKGYPYGLKGEQIPLAARIIAVADTFDAMTTNRPYQAAFDPEYAVRIIKTLSKTRFDVSCVEALAKLFERGEVRVRRAATVSQELPQPLAPAVAEGAAAGASVV; this is translated from the coding sequence TTGGACGCTCCTTCGAGGGGACAACAGACGCTGGCCAGCCGGCTGGCGACAGTTCGCATACCGATTCTCTACCTGATCGTAGGCGTGCTGATCGCAATCAGCGTGGTGCCGATGTACTTCTATTCCCACGAAGTGGTTGGCATTAACCGGGAACGGCTTATCTCCAATGAAAGGCTGCTGCAGACCCGGATTACCCTGTCCCTGGGCAATGAAATCGCTCAAAAGCTCAACAGCCAGGATGCCATGTTGAGCAATCTGTCCTCCGCGATCCAGATCACCAGTGGAGGCAATGTCGGCGGGGAGAGCGTGAATGCCCCCGAACTGCGAGCCTTGCTGGAGCGATTCGTTTCCTCTTCCAGTGATCTGGCTTATGTCACTCTGCTGAACAGCGACGCCAAAGGGCAGGCGGTTGGGCGTATTTCTCCCGACGAATTTCTGCAGCATGAGATGGAGCGCGCCTTTACGGCCGCGCGCGATGGGCGCGCGTACAAGGGGCAAGCGCTTTCATTGGGGTCGGGGAAGAACCGGCATGTGGTGGTGCTGGTGAGCACGCCTCTGGTCGCGGACGGGCGCTTCAACGGGATGCTGGGAGCGGCAGTGGATCTGGGATTTGCGATTCGCAACCTGAACGATGTCAGCACCGCCAACATGCTGACCTACGTGGTGGACCAGCAGGGACGGTTGGTGGCCGCGCCGGATTCAACTCATTTTGCCACCGGACAGGATATGACCCGCTTCGACATCGTGAAGAGTTTCGTGGACTCGGCGGGCAAGGCACGCTGGTCAGCTAACTATCATTTCGCCATCAACGAGAACGGCCACAGCACCGAGATGCTGGGGACATACAGTCCCGTGCCCACGATGGAATGGGCGGTGATCGCGCAGAAACCCCAGGATGATGCTTATCGTGGAGTGTACGAAATGCAGCGCACGGCGCGCTGGCTGGCGCTGGCGTCGGTGCTATTGGCTTGCCTGGTAGGCATCGTGGCGACGCGGCGGCTGACCACTCCATTGCGAGTGCTGACGGAATCGAGCCGGGCGATTGCTCGCGGCGACTTCAGCCAGCGCGTCAATCTGATGAGCCGCACCGAGATTGGGGAATTGGCTCAGACCTTCAACAGCATGAGCGATGATCTGGAGCGGCTGATCCGAGATCTGAAGAAAGCCGCCGAGGAAAACCGTGAGCTGTTTCTGGGCTCCATTCAGATGCTGGCGGGCGCGGTCGACGAAAAGGATCCGTACACGCGCGGCCACTCTGACCGGGTCACACGCTTCTCGGTGCTGATTGCCAAAGAGCTGGGGCTTTCGGCTGAGGAAATCGAGAAGGTACGCATCGCCGCCCAGCTGCACGATGTGGGAAAGATTGGAATCGAAGATCGTATTCTGAAGAAACCGGGTGCACTGACTCCGGAAGAATACGATGTGATGAAATCGCACACGGTGCGGGGAGCCAACATCCTGCGGCCGGTGAAGCTGCTGGCAGAGATGATCCCCGGAATCGAGCTGCACCACGAGTCGCTGGACGGCAAGGGCTATCCGTACGGCCTGAAAGGGGAGCAGATTCCATTGGCGGCGCGCATTATCGCGGTGGCTGACACCTTCGATGCCATGACTACCAACCGTCCCTATCAAGCGGCATTTGATCCAGAGTATGCGGTGCGTATCATCAAGACGCTTTCCAAGACGCGCTTTGATGTGTCCTGTGTGGAAGCATTGGCCAAGCTGTTTGAACGTGGCGAAGTGCGCGTCCGGCGTGCGGCAACAGTCTCCCAAGAACTTCCGCAACCCTTAGCACCAGCAGTGGCAGAAGGAGCCGCGGCGGGCGCGAGCGTGGTGTAG
- the ftsY gene encoding signal recognition particle-docking protein FtsY: protein MIQTLFGSTEEAPKKPGLFERMKQAVSRTRENLSERIEEVVTVGKEIDRDTLDDLEATLIGADLGHKTTAQLIANLREKADRKQIADAAELKRLLKTEVLNVLQRAHVDPVAAVDGEPEVILVVGVNGTGKTTTIGKLAHVFRGDGKTVLLCAADTFRAAAIEQLEVWGDRTGNEVIKTKAGGDPAAVLFDALQAAKARHIDYVIVDTAGRLHTKSSLMTELEKMRRTAQRIITGAPHEVLLVVDATTGQNGLQQAKLFTESAGVTGIVLTKLDGTAKGGICVAISNELGLPVRYVGVGEKAADLLPFDAEEFVDSLFE, encoded by the coding sequence ATGATCCAGACCCTTTTTGGCAGTACGGAAGAGGCGCCCAAGAAACCCGGTTTATTCGAGCGCATGAAGCAGGCGGTCTCGCGAACCCGGGAGAACCTGAGCGAGCGCATTGAAGAAGTGGTCACGGTTGGCAAGGAGATCGACCGCGACACGCTGGACGACCTGGAAGCGACGCTGATCGGGGCCGATCTCGGCCACAAAACCACAGCTCAGCTCATTGCGAATCTGCGGGAGAAGGCGGACCGCAAACAGATTGCAGATGCGGCCGAGCTGAAACGTTTGTTGAAAACCGAAGTTCTGAATGTATTGCAGCGAGCGCACGTCGATCCGGTAGCGGCTGTGGATGGCGAACCCGAGGTGATCCTGGTGGTGGGTGTAAATGGCACGGGAAAAACCACGACGATCGGGAAGCTGGCGCATGTGTTTCGTGGGGACGGGAAAACTGTGTTGCTGTGTGCGGCAGATACATTCCGTGCCGCTGCTATTGAACAATTGGAAGTCTGGGGCGATCGCACGGGAAATGAAGTGATCAAAACGAAAGCCGGTGGCGATCCGGCGGCGGTGCTATTTGACGCTCTCCAAGCCGCTAAAGCACGCCATATTGACTACGTGATCGTGGATACGGCGGGCCGGTTACACACCAAATCGAGTCTCATGACGGAACTGGAAAAGATGCGGCGGACTGCCCAGCGGATTATCACAGGCGCGCCTCATGAGGTCCTGCTGGTAGTGGATGCGACGACTGGTCAGAATGGACTGCAACAGGCCAAGCTATTCACGGAGTCTGCCGGGGTTACTGGGATTGTGCTAACAAAACTCGACGGAACCGCGAAAGGCGGCATCTGCGTGGCCATTTCGAATGAATTGGGATTGCCCGTCCGTTACGTGGGAGTGGGGGAGAAAGCCGCCGACCTGCTTCCTTTCGATGCTGAGGAATTTGTAGATTCGCTGTTCGAGTGA
- a CDS encoding ATP-binding cassette domain-containing protein yields the protein MADQQPYIEFKHVSKAFGDNHVLRDVSFQVIPGETLCILGRSGVGKSVSLHQIMGFLKPDSGQVIIAYEDITAYSEVELERIRKKVTMVFQNGALFDSLSVGENVAFPLRERGDLEEEQIYQIVDGLLDMTGVKHMRELLPSDLSTGMKRSVAIARALAAQPEAVLYDEPTTNVDPLMAQLLGDLIKKLKFQLKLTSVVVTHDMRLAEKLADRIVFLHEARVVFFGTVSEMKKSNVEIVQEFLRLDEFDLSHFRMEPPKPGAAAPSAP from the coding sequence ATGGCGGACCAGCAACCCTATATCGAGTTCAAGCACGTCTCCAAGGCTTTCGGCGACAATCACGTCCTGCGCGACGTGAGCTTCCAGGTCATTCCCGGGGAGACCCTCTGCATCCTCGGCCGCAGCGGCGTTGGCAAATCAGTTTCGCTGCACCAGATTATGGGGTTCCTGAAGCCTGATTCCGGCCAAGTCATCATCGCTTACGAGGACATCACCGCCTACAGCGAAGTCGAGCTTGAGCGAATTCGCAAAAAGGTCACCATGGTCTTCCAGAACGGGGCGCTGTTCGATTCCCTCAGTGTCGGCGAAAACGTCGCCTTCCCGCTGCGTGAGCGCGGCGACCTGGAAGAAGAACAGATCTATCAGATCGTGGATGGACTGCTCGACATGACCGGCGTCAAGCACATGCGCGAGCTGTTGCCTTCCGATCTCTCCACCGGAATGAAACGATCGGTCGCCATCGCGCGGGCCCTCGCCGCCCAGCCAGAAGCCGTTCTCTACGACGAACCCACGACCAATGTCGATCCTCTAATGGCTCAATTATTAGGCGATTTGATAAAAAAATTAAAGTTTCAGTTGAAGTTGACCAGCGTCGTGGTCACGCATGATATGCGGCTCGCAGAAAAGCTCGCCGACCGCATCGTCTTCCTGCACGAAGCGCGTGTGGTGTTCTTTGGCACCGTCTCCGAGATGAAGAAATCAAACGTCGAGATCGTGCAGGAATTCCTGCGTCTTGATGAATTCGATCTCTCTCACTTCCGCATGGAACCGCCAAAACCAGGCGCTGCTGCGCCCTCCGCACCATAA
- a CDS encoding molybdenum cofactor guanylyltransferase, with protein MADLTAFILAGGQSSRMGRDKAFLPFNGRTLLEHAIALAKAVAEDVVLIGQRAKLDPYGVVTQDIFPGCGPLGGIHAALSCTQTDLNLILALDTPFVPPKFLAYEIDHARAALSAVVTYPRTSDQYQPLCAVYRKPFLLTAEAALQAGRYKIEPLLESVPACIIGDAELQRLSLSPAIFDNLNTPADWERACRNFGL; from the coding sequence ATGGCTGACCTGACCGCATTCATCCTCGCGGGCGGACAAAGCTCGCGCATGGGCCGCGACAAGGCCTTTCTGCCCTTCAACGGCCGCACTTTGCTGGAGCACGCCATTGCGCTGGCTAAAGCAGTTGCGGAAGACGTTGTGCTGATTGGCCAGAGGGCGAAGCTCGATCCTTATGGCGTGGTGACGCAAGACATCTTTCCCGGCTGCGGACCGCTGGGCGGAATTCATGCCGCTCTGAGTTGTACCCAAACCGACCTGAACCTCATCCTCGCCCTCGATACTCCCTTTGTCCCTCCGAAGTTCCTTGCCTACGAAATCGACCACGCGCGCGCTGCCTTGTCCGCCGTGGTCACCTATCCCCGTACCTCCGACCAGTATCAGCCGCTGTGCGCAGTGTATCGCAAGCCGTTTTTGCTCACCGCGGAAGCCGCATTGCAGGCTGGGAGGTATAAAATCGAGCCGCTGCTCGAATCCGTGCCCGCCTGCATTATTGGCGATGCCGAGCTGCAGCGACTAAGCTTGTCCCCAGCGATTTTCGACAACCTGAACACCCCAGCAGACTGGGAGCGCGCCTGCCGCAATTTCGGGTTATAG
- a CDS encoding superinfection immunity protein, producing the protein MTLFALHFFFPFFGFGVFFYFVPTIIAVVRSKRDTFGIFLLNLFLGWTMIGWVVALVWASKQDIPAPAR; encoded by the coding sequence ATGACTCTTTTCGCCTTACATTTCTTCTTTCCCTTCTTCGGGTTTGGTGTCTTCTTTTATTTTGTCCCCACGATCATAGCTGTGGTGCGCAGCAAGCGAGATACGTTCGGCATCTTCCTGCTCAACCTCTTTCTCGGTTGGACCATGATTGGATGGGTTGTCGCGCTCGTCTGGGCTTCCAAGCAGGACATCCCCGCACCCGCCCGCTGA
- a CDS encoding NAD(P)H-dependent glycerol-3-phosphate dehydrogenase, producing the protein MSDIAVIGAGAWGTALAIVMGRQHGKHNVRLWAFEKEVCDSITQTAVNRLFLSDLPIPLSVIPTNSLEEALTYAEIVVSVMPSHHCRRLFQQMAPYLKPEMMFVSATKGVENDTLLRMTEVISQIICTQGWPSAPRIGALSGPSFAREVARGDPTAITVASRSPELASRVQSEFSDPSFRIYTSDDVIGVELGGALKNIIAIAAGICDGLGLGHNTIAALITRGLAEISRLAVACGARPETMSGLAGLGDLVLTCTGGLSRNRSVGVELGQGHQLKQIIAGMHGMVAEGVLTTNAAMGLAKKMGVEMPITEQMHAILHDGREPREAIRELMTRRATSEVALYVT; encoded by the coding sequence GTGAGCGACATAGCGGTTATCGGTGCAGGCGCCTGGGGCACCGCCCTCGCCATTGTGATGGGGCGGCAGCATGGCAAGCACAATGTTCGCCTGTGGGCCTTCGAGAAGGAAGTTTGCGATTCAATTACCCAGACCGCTGTCAATCGCCTGTTCCTGTCTGACCTCCCCATCCCTCTGTCGGTCATACCAACTAACAGCCTGGAAGAAGCACTCACCTACGCCGAAATTGTGGTGAGCGTGATGCCTTCGCATCACTGCCGCCGCCTCTTCCAACAGATGGCACCCTACTTGAAGCCTGAGATGATGTTCGTCAGCGCTACCAAGGGCGTCGAAAACGATACCTTGCTGCGGATGACGGAAGTGATCAGTCAGATCATTTGCACTCAAGGCTGGCCGAGCGCGCCCCGCATCGGCGCCCTCTCGGGTCCATCGTTTGCGCGCGAGGTGGCGCGCGGCGACCCCACTGCAATCACGGTGGCTTCGCGAAGTCCCGAATTGGCATCGCGGGTGCAATCCGAGTTCAGCGATCCCAGTTTCCGGATTTACACTAGCGATGATGTCATCGGCGTGGAGCTTGGTGGTGCGCTGAAGAACATCATTGCCATTGCCGCTGGGATCTGCGATGGCCTCGGACTGGGGCATAATACGATTGCCGCGCTCATTACTCGCGGCTTGGCCGAGATCTCGCGACTGGCGGTGGCATGTGGCGCGCGTCCGGAAACCATGTCGGGCCTGGCTGGGCTTGGAGATCTGGTTTTGACGTGTACCGGCGGGCTCTCCCGCAACCGATCCGTCGGTGTAGAGCTCGGTCAAGGGCACCAGCTCAAGCAAATTATTGCCGGCATGCACGGCATGGTGGCCGAAGGAGTGCTCACCACCAACGCCGCCATGGGCTTGGCCAAAAAGATGGGCGTAGAAATGCCCATCACCGAGCAGATGCACGCCATTCTCCATGACGGCCGCGAGCCGCGAGAAGCCATTCGCGAGCTCATGACTCGGCGTGCCACCAGTGAAGTGGCGCTCTACGTTACCTGA
- the ribD gene encoding bifunctional diaminohydroxyphosphoribosylaminopyrimidine deaminase/5-amino-6-(5-phosphoribosylamino)uracil reductase RibD: MMSKTEIEVRDVSFTQQDLYFMQRALALARQGIALTSPNPCVGAVIVSSAGDVVGRGSHTYDGTKHAEVLAIEQAGAQARGASLYVNFEPCSHVGRTRPCVEAIIHAGIIRVVAAMQDPNPEVSGRGFEGLRAAGIAVEVGLCETEARALNEWFAKYIRTGTPLVTLKAGMTLDGKIAPPPGESGVVSALGAAGAASGWITSEEARAHVQELRHASDAILSGVGTVVADDPLLTDRTGRPRRRPLLRIVLDSRLRLPVESRIVKTAAEGRDVLVFCSFVDEKRREELLARGVRVEQTPLGIRDGRPDLRVILKRLGEMEITSLLVEGGSLVNWSALESGIVDKVFLYYAPKILGGMGALPFASSSGFRRVSEAATIRHIQLHRFGEDFAVEGYLKDPYRE, encoded by the coding sequence ATGATGAGCAAGACTGAGATTGAAGTGCGGGACGTGAGCTTCACGCAACAGGACCTGTATTTCATGCAGCGGGCCCTGGCATTGGCTCGCCAGGGAATCGCTTTGACCTCGCCGAACCCGTGTGTTGGGGCTGTGATAGTGAGTTCCGCGGGAGATGTCGTAGGCAGGGGTTCCCACACCTACGACGGAACAAAGCACGCCGAGGTGCTGGCGATTGAGCAGGCGGGCGCGCAGGCGCGCGGGGCGTCGCTTTATGTCAACTTCGAGCCCTGCAGCCATGTGGGGCGCACTCGCCCGTGTGTGGAAGCAATTATCCACGCCGGAATCATTCGCGTAGTAGCCGCCATGCAGGATCCCAACCCTGAAGTCAGTGGCCGTGGTTTCGAAGGGCTGCGCGCAGCCGGGATTGCGGTTGAAGTCGGTTTGTGCGAGACGGAGGCGCGCGCGCTGAATGAGTGGTTCGCGAAATATATCCGAACTGGCACGCCACTGGTGACGCTCAAGGCAGGCATGACTCTGGATGGGAAAATCGCGCCACCACCGGGAGAATCAGGGGTGGTTTCCGCTTTGGGAGCAGCGGGAGCGGCTAGCGGCTGGATTACCAGCGAAGAAGCCCGCGCTCACGTGCAAGAACTGCGTCATGCCAGCGACGCCATTCTATCTGGGGTTGGCACGGTGGTGGCCGACGATCCATTGCTCACCGATCGCACGGGACGTCCGCGGCGACGGCCGCTGTTACGGATTGTGCTCGACTCGCGGCTGCGGCTGCCTGTAGAGTCGCGAATCGTAAAGACGGCGGCGGAAGGCAGAGATGTTTTGGTCTTTTGTTCCTTCGTCGATGAAAAGCGGCGCGAGGAACTGCTGGCACGCGGTGTGCGGGTGGAGCAAACGCCGCTGGGCATTCGCGATGGACGGCCAGATCTGCGCGTGATCCTGAAGCGGCTGGGCGAGATGGAGATCACCAGCCTGCTAGTCGAGGGGGGCTCGCTGGTGAACTGGTCGGCGCTGGAATCGGGGATTGTGGACAAGGTGTTTTTGTACTACGCACCGAAGATCCTGGGGGGAATGGGAGCGCTGCCGTTCGCTTCGAGCAGCGGCTTTCGGCGCGTGAGCGAGGCGGCCACTATAAGGCACATACAATTGCATCGTTTCGGGGAAGATTTTGCAGTCGAGGGCTATCTTAAAGATCCTTATCGCGAATGA
- a CDS encoding nuclear transport factor 2 family protein, whose translation MKPRSFVIAVATIFFALHASLASAQQQSPDEQAVWKLEQAYWNYVKALDLDSYRNLWHPNFLGWPLSSSKPVKKDHITDWISLYTAKGLRLKSFTLTPAASQAVENLIITHYWLTSLWADNLGHGEPQTLRITHTWIRTSGGWQIVAGMSAPGAPAP comes from the coding sequence ATGAAGCCGCGGAGTTTCGTCATCGCGGTAGCCACAATATTCTTCGCGCTGCACGCTTCTCTTGCCTCCGCCCAGCAGCAGTCGCCTGACGAGCAAGCCGTTTGGAAACTTGAGCAGGCATATTGGAACTACGTCAAGGCCCTCGACCTCGATAGCTACCGCAACTTGTGGCACCCGAATTTCCTGGGCTGGCCTTTGAGTAGTTCCAAGCCCGTGAAAAAGGATCACATTACAGATTGGATCTCGTTGTACACAGCCAAAGGACTGCGGCTGAAGTCCTTCACCCTGACACCCGCAGCCAGCCAGGCCGTCGAAAACCTAATTATTACTCACTATTGGCTGACCTCTCTTTGGGCGGACAACCTCGGCCACGGCGAGCCACAAACACTCAGGATTACTCATACCTGGATTCGAACCAGTGGCGGCTGGCAGATCGTCGCAGGTATGTCAGCCCCCGGCGCTCCTGCACCGTAG
- a CDS encoding PilZ domain-containing protein, giving the protein MNIDGASILIRRTLGPGQEIVIRRVGHKQEAPSRVIGQVGIQSEGHVYGVALLNPSTSFWGIHFPPRSEADKALVRILLGCCACGTRQVSNLDEFEFEIFEANHRISRSCPKCGGLTIWKMVEADETSAEQTKETSPEETAPPEIHVPLPSRDRRRQPRTRMRLAACVRQPLGVEDVVTVADISRGGVRFRTSKRYPVEQWVEIAVPFTPGGANIFVPGRIVWEKDLDDKLREYGIQYVK; this is encoded by the coding sequence GTGAACATCGATGGTGCCAGCATCCTCATTCGCCGAACCCTCGGGCCAGGCCAGGAGATCGTGATCCGGCGTGTCGGCCACAAGCAGGAGGCTCCTTCCCGCGTCATCGGCCAAGTCGGAATCCAAAGCGAAGGGCACGTCTACGGAGTCGCCCTGCTCAATCCCAGCACCTCTTTCTGGGGGATTCATTTTCCTCCTCGCTCCGAGGCGGACAAGGCTCTGGTGCGCATTTTGCTGGGCTGCTGCGCCTGCGGCACACGGCAAGTGAGCAACCTGGATGAATTCGAGTTCGAGATCTTCGAAGCTAACCATCGTATCTCGCGTTCCTGCCCTAAGTGTGGCGGCCTCACCATCTGGAAGATGGTGGAAGCCGACGAGACCAGCGCCGAACAGACCAAAGAAACATCGCCAGAAGAGACGGCTCCGCCTGAAATTCACGTCCCGCTGCCCAGCCGCGATCGCCGACGCCAGCCTCGCACTCGGATGCGGCTGGCGGCCTGCGTGCGGCAGCCCCTTGGGGTGGAGGATGTGGTCACGGTTGCGGATATCTCTCGCGGCGGCGTGCGCTTCCGCACTTCCAAGCGATATCCCGTGGAGCAGTGGGTAGAGATCGCAGTTCCTTTTACTCCTGGTGGCGCCAATATCTTCGTTCCCGGACGTATCGTGTGGGAGAAAGACTTGGACGATAAGCTCAGGGAATATGGCATTCAGTACGTGAAGTGA
- a CDS encoding riboflavin synthase codes for MFTGLVEEVGKIVEIAKVEGKRRLTVAARNVTRELQTGNSIAVNGVCLTAVEVAPDCFGCDLAEETWIRTAFSRIREGALVNLELPMKADGRMGGHIVQGHVDGTGKFLGLEKIPGAEDYWLHIEVPAELEKYIVFKGSVSIEGISLTVARIEGNSLTVAIIPHTWEMTNLRSLEPGDPVNIETDIIAKYVEKLIGGDRAQGAISLERLVAQGF; via the coding sequence ATGTTTACCGGACTAGTCGAAGAAGTAGGCAAGATTGTGGAGATCGCCAAGGTCGAAGGAAAGCGCCGTCTTACCGTCGCTGCGCGGAACGTTACCCGCGAACTCCAGACGGGCAACAGCATCGCCGTGAATGGGGTTTGCCTGACGGCAGTGGAGGTCGCTCCCGATTGCTTTGGCTGCGACTTGGCGGAAGAGACGTGGATCAGGACAGCATTCTCGCGCATCCGCGAAGGGGCGCTGGTGAATCTGGAGTTGCCGATGAAGGCCGATGGCCGCATGGGCGGACACATTGTCCAGGGGCACGTGGACGGCACCGGAAAATTTCTGGGGCTGGAGAAAATTCCGGGCGCCGAGGATTACTGGCTGCATATAGAGGTGCCTGCGGAACTGGAGAAGTACATTGTCTTTAAGGGATCAGTATCGATCGAGGGCATCAGCCTGACGGTAGCGCGGATCGAAGGCAACAGCCTGACCGTGGCGATCATTCCCCATACCTGGGAGATGACCAACCTGCGCTCGCTTGAGCCGGGAGATCCGGTCAATATCGAAACCGACATCATTGCCAAGTACGTGGAAAAGCTGATTGGCGGGGACCGCGCCCAGGGCGCAATTTCTCTGGAGCGTCTGGTAGCCCAGGGCTTCTAA
- a CDS encoding PPOX class F420-dependent oxidoreductase produces the protein MAQKVTVVAQRIPEKYADLFSKRAFASLGTLMPDGSPQVTPVWIDYDGSYVIFNSAKGRQKDRNVRRDPRVAIAVIDPENPYRYIEIRGRVAEITEEGADDHINKMAKKYLGEDIYPFRQPGEVRVIYKIEPLHIHGNG, from the coding sequence ATGGCGCAGAAGGTGACCGTGGTAGCTCAGAGAATCCCTGAAAAGTATGCCGACCTGTTCAGCAAAAGGGCTTTCGCAAGCCTGGGCACGCTAATGCCGGATGGGTCGCCCCAGGTAACACCGGTTTGGATCGACTATGACGGTTCGTACGTAATCTTCAATTCAGCCAAGGGCCGGCAGAAGGATCGCAATGTGCGTCGTGATCCACGGGTGGCGATCGCCGTGATCGATCCGGAGAATCCGTATCGCTACATCGAAATTCGTGGGCGAGTGGCGGAGATCACGGAAGAGGGCGCGGACGACCACATTAATAAGATGGCCAAGAAGTATCTGGGCGAAGACATCTATCCGTTCCGCCAGCCGGGGGAAGTGCGAGTGATCTATAAGATCGAGCCGCTGCACATTCATGGGAATGGGTAG